A genomic window from Flintibacter sp. KGMB00164 includes:
- the glpK gene encoding glycerol kinase GlpK: MKQYVIALDQGTTSSRCILFDREQNIVGVAQREFTQIYPKPGWVEQDPMEIWSSQSSVLTEVLAQTGIAPTEVAAIGITNQRETTIVWDKATGRPIYNAIVWQCRRTASLCEELKAEGAFSDYIKEHTGLLIDAYFSATKLKWILDHVEGARERARAGELLFGTVDSWLVWKLTGGKAHVTDYTNASRTMLFDIQNLCWDEEICRRLDIPMEMLPQVCSSSQVYGFANLQGVEVPIAGIAGDQQAALFGQGCFQPGEAKNTYGTGCFLLMNTGEQLCRSENGLLTTIAIGLNGRVQYALEGSVFVGGAVIQWVRDELRFISESRDAEYYASKVPDTGGVYLVPAFTGLGAPYWDMYARGALVGLTRGTNRDHIIRAAQESIAYQSWDLVDAMEKDTGIPLSALNADGGASRDKFLMQFQADILNKPVRRPVIRETTALGAALLAGLATGVWSSQEEVKSRMKTDSLYEPAMDEAKRQKLLRGWHKAVGRSLDWAEPEE; this comes from the coding sequence ATGAAGCAATATGTCATCGCCCTGGACCAAGGGACCACCAGCAGCCGCTGTATCCTCTTTGACCGGGAACAGAACATCGTGGGTGTGGCTCAACGGGAATTTACCCAGATCTACCCCAAGCCCGGCTGGGTGGAGCAGGACCCCATGGAGATCTGGTCCAGCCAGTCTTCGGTACTCACAGAGGTGCTGGCTCAGACCGGTATTGCCCCCACCGAGGTGGCCGCCATTGGCATCACCAACCAGCGGGAGACTACCATCGTCTGGGACAAAGCCACCGGCCGCCCTATCTACAACGCCATCGTCTGGCAGTGCCGCCGTACCGCATCTCTGTGTGAGGAGCTGAAGGCGGAAGGGGCCTTTTCGGACTACATCAAGGAGCACACAGGTCTGCTCATCGATGCCTACTTCTCCGCCACCAAGCTCAAGTGGATTTTGGACCACGTGGAAGGGGCTCGGGAGCGGGCCAGAGCGGGGGAACTGCTGTTTGGAACCGTGGACTCCTGGCTGGTGTGGAAGCTGACCGGAGGAAAAGCGCATGTTACCGACTACACCAACGCCAGCCGCACCATGCTCTTTGACATTCAAAATTTGTGCTGGGACGAGGAGATCTGCCGCCGTCTGGACATTCCTATGGAGATGCTGCCCCAGGTGTGTTCCTCCAGCCAGGTGTACGGATTTGCCAATCTGCAGGGGGTGGAGGTGCCCATTGCAGGCATTGCGGGAGACCAGCAGGCCGCCCTCTTTGGCCAGGGCTGTTTCCAACCCGGCGAAGCAAAAAACACCTACGGGACGGGCTGCTTTCTGCTGATGAATACCGGAGAACAGCTGTGCCGAAGTGAAAACGGCCTGCTCACAACCATTGCTATTGGCCTTAATGGTCGGGTGCAGTACGCTCTGGAGGGCTCGGTTTTTGTGGGCGGTGCGGTGATCCAGTGGGTGCGGGATGAGCTGCGGTTTATCTCGGAATCCCGAGATGCGGAATACTATGCCTCCAAGGTGCCTGACACGGGTGGAGTCTACCTGGTGCCTGCCTTCACCGGATTGGGTGCGCCATACTGGGACATGTATGCCCGGGGCGCGTTGGTGGGGCTGACCAGAGGGACCAACCGGGATCATATCATCCGGGCGGCTCAGGAGTCTATTGCCTACCAGAGCTGGGACCTGGTGGATGCCATGGAGAAGGACACCGGGATTCCTCTCAGCGCATTGAACGCCGACGGCGGAGCCAGCCGGGACAAGTTTTTGATGCAGTTCCAGGCCGATATTCTCAATAAGCCGGTGCGCCGCCCGGTGATCCGGGAGACGACCGCTCTGGGGGCCGCCCTGCTGGCCGGACTTGCTACCGGGGTTTGGAGCAGCCAGGAGGAGGTCAAAAGCCGGATGAAGACGGACAGCCTGTATGAGCCCGCCATGGATGAGGCCAAGCGGCAGAAGCTGCTCCGGGGCTGGCACAAAGCGGTGGGCCGCAGTTTGGACTGGGCCGAGCCGGAGGAATAA
- a CDS encoding collagen-like protein, producing the protein MNHYYPSQREWSRQGEVVAHLSGGCQSSHCPPPCPPPCPPPCPPCCPGPTGPTGATGPAGATGPAGSAGPAGSPGPTGPMGPTGPQGYPGPDGAAGPTGPQGIAGPVGATGPTGPQGAAGATGPTGPQGAAGATGPTGPQGAAGAAGPTGPQGAVGATGPTGPQGTAGATGPTGPQGAAGATGPTGPQGTAGATGPTGPQGTIGATGPTGPQGAAGATGPTGPQGAAGATGPTGPQGAAGATGPTGPQGAAGTTGPTGPQGTAGVIGPTGPQGIAGPAGATGPTGPTGPAGATGPAGATGPAGATGPTGPTGPAGNEGAAGTAATLSVGTITTGDPGTDAKVTNSGTSQNAILDFTIPQGPTGTTPPVSLLSAYSSPTQSGASGDPLEFDRNALSYGTDISHTAGSSDFTINQPGVYSVQFHGVLSPADSDSFPANIVTSLESDGSIVPGASVPYNFQSAGDSTPQSFSVPLVVSKAPTTLQVVPTGSGYQASAIALDITRLGDIPT; encoded by the coding sequence ATGAATCATTATTATCCCTCTCAGAGGGAGTGGAGCCGACAGGGCGAGGTGGTAGCCCACCTCTCCGGCGGGTGTCAGTCATCCCACTGCCCGCCTCCCTGTCCTCCTCCCTGCCCGCCCCCTTGTCCGCCCTGCTGCCCCGGTCCCACTGGGCCGACCGGAGCAACGGGTCCGGCCGGGGCAACCGGTCCTGCAGGCTCTGCCGGACCGGCCGGTTCTCCTGGACCTACCGGTCCCATGGGTCCTACCGGACCTCAGGGTTATCCGGGTCCGGATGGCGCAGCCGGTCCTACCGGGCCTCAGGGCATCGCCGGACCGGTAGGTGCCACCGGTCCTACCGGGCCTCAGGGTGCTGCTGGTGCAACTGGCCCCACTGGGCCTCAGGGTGCTGCTGGCGCAACTGGCCCCACTGGGCCTCAGGGTGCTGCTGGCGCGGCTGGCCCCACCGGGCCTCAGGGTGCCGTCGGAGCTACCGGCCCCACCGGGCCTCAGGGCACTGCGGGTGCAACCGGTCCCACCGGACCTCAGGGCGCCGCTGGCGCGACCGGGCCCACCGGGCCTCAGGGTACCGCTGGTGCAACCGGCCCCACTGGACCTCAGGGTACCATTGGTGCGACTGGTCCCACCGGGCCTCAGGGTGCCGCCGGTGCGACCGGTCCTACCGGACCTCAGGGTGCCGCCGGTGCGACCGGTCCTACCGGACCTCAGGGTGCCGCTGGTGCTACTGGCCCCACTGGTCCTCAGGGTGCCGCTGGCACAACTGGTCCCACCGGTCCTCAGGGTACTGCTGGTGTTATCGGTCCCACTGGTCCTCAGGGCATTGCTGGCCCTGCCGGTGCAACTGGCCCCACCGGTCCTACCGGGCCTGCCGGTGCGACTGGTCCTGCTGGCGCCACAGGCCCCGCCGGTGCTACCGGTCCCACTGGCCCTACCGGCCCTGCCGGCAACGAGGGCGCTGCAGGAACTGCCGCAACCTTATCCGTTGGCACAATTACCACAGGTGATCCCGGTACTGACGCTAAGGTAACCAACTCCGGCACTTCCCAGAACGCGATCCTGGACTTCACCATCCCTCAGGGTCCAACCGGAACCACTCCGCCTGTCAGTTTGCTCTCTGCTTACTCTTCCCCCACTCAATCCGGAGCCTCCGGCGATCCGTTGGAATTTGACCGTAATGCACTGAGCTATGGCACCGATATTTCGCACACCGCGGGCAGTTCGGACTTCACCATCAATCAGCCTGGCGTCTACTCTGTGCAATTCCATGGTGTTCTGTCTCCTGCTGATAGTGATTCCTTCCCTGCCAATATCGTTACTTCTCTGGAATCTGACGGCAGTATCGTCCCCGGTGCCTCTGTGCCCTACAATTTCCAAAGTGCAGGGGATTCCACCCCCCAGTCCTTCTCCGTTCCTCTGGTTGTCTCCAAGGCACCTACCACTCTCCAGGTGGTACCGACCGGAAGCGGATACCAGGCCAGCGCCATTGCCCTTGACATTACCCGCCTGGGTGATATTCCCACGTAA
- a CDS encoding aldo/keto reductase, with the protein MGFVTLGKTGIKAQKQAFGCLPIQRISKEDAVSLLHRAYDGGMNYFDTARAYSDSEEKVGAAFAGMRDKVYIATKTGATTAEGMWKDLEQSLRMLQTDYIDVYQFHNPAFCPKPGGEDGLYDAALEAKKQGKIRHIAITNHRLSVAHEAIDSGLYETLQFPYSYLAGPQEQELVDKCKAADMGFIAMKGLAGGLIRDGMVAAAFMEQQPTVLPIWGVQHQWELDEFLSCIQEIPAMTAERQAVIDHDRKELSGDFCRGCGYCMPCPMGIEINNCARMSLMLRRAPAAGWLTEEWQEKMKKIETCLHCNKCSSKCPYGLDTPRLLKENYEDYWKVLEASKG; encoded by the coding sequence ATGGGATTTGTTACACTGGGAAAAACCGGAATCAAAGCGCAAAAGCAGGCCTTTGGCTGCCTGCCCATTCAGCGCATTTCCAAGGAGGATGCAGTTTCTCTGCTCCATCGTGCCTATGACGGAGGAATGAACTACTTTGACACCGCCCGGGCCTATTCCGACAGTGAGGAGAAGGTGGGCGCTGCCTTTGCCGGCATGCGGGACAAGGTCTACATCGCCACCAAAACCGGCGCCACTACCGCCGAAGGTATGTGGAAGGATCTGGAGCAGAGCCTGCGCATGCTCCAGACTGACTACATCGACGTCTATCAGTTCCACAACCCCGCCTTCTGTCCCAAGCCCGGCGGAGAGGACGGCCTGTATGACGCTGCTCTGGAGGCCAAAAAGCAGGGCAAGATCCGCCACATCGCCATCACCAACCACCGCCTCTCTGTGGCCCACGAGGCCATCGACTCCGGCCTCTATGAGACCCTCCAGTTCCCATACAGCTACCTGGCCGGACCTCAGGAGCAGGAACTGGTGGACAAGTGTAAGGCGGCCGACATGGGCTTTATCGCCATGAAGGGCCTGGCGGGCGGTCTCATCCGGGACGGCATGGTAGCCGCTGCCTTTATGGAGCAGCAGCCCACTGTCCTGCCCATCTGGGGCGTGCAGCACCAGTGGGAGCTGGATGAGTTCCTCTCCTGCATTCAGGAGATTCCCGCCATGACAGCCGAGCGACAGGCGGTCATTGACCACGACCGCAAGGAGCTCTCCGGCGACTTCTGCCGGGGCTGCGGCTACTGTATGCCCTGCCCCATGGGGATTGAGATTAACAACTGCGCCCGCATGTCCCTCATGCTGCGCCGCGCTCCCGCCGCCGGCTGGCTCACCGAGGAGTGGCAGGAGAAGATGAAGAAGATCGAGACCTGCCTGCACTGCAACAAATGCAGCTCCAAGTGCCCCTACGGCCTGGATACTCCCCGCCTGCTCAAAGAAAACTATGAGGACTATTGGAAGGTCCTGGAGGCCAGCAAGGGCTGA
- a CDS encoding sodium:alanine symporter family protein → MLAQIEAINSAVNGVVWGPIMLVLLVGTGIYLTFRTRGLQARRFGFILRNTIGTLFSKDKKKSGSQHNLTPFQAVSTALAGTVGTGNIAGVTGAIFVGGPGAVFWMWVSAFFGMMTKYAEIVLSVKYRQVDEKGAHYGGPMYYIEKGAGQKWLAILFALLGGIACFGIGNIAQSTEIAGAVQSLTGLDPLYTGIILAILTAIVVIGGVKRIGQVASYLVPFMAMFYIVAGLAIIILRITDVPAALASIFTQAFSLEPREIGGGVAGYTIMISMQQGVARGVFSNEAGLGSAPMAHAASDTQEPVEQGMWGVFEVFVDTIVICTLTSMAILLSGVLEYDLSFFASNGAAAAAAFNAILPGTIGGTVLQISLLFFALSTILGWSYYGERCWGYLSNNNKVVNVIFKIAFVLMCVVGSVGSGTLMWNISDTLNGMMAIPNLVGLLLLSGTVIRLTREYFDKK, encoded by the coding sequence ATGCTTGCACAAATCGAAGCCATTAACAGTGCGGTAAACGGCGTGGTCTGGGGTCCTATCATGCTGGTTTTATTGGTTGGCACCGGCATCTACCTCACCTTCCGCACCCGGGGGCTGCAGGCCCGGCGCTTTGGGTTTATCCTGCGCAACACCATCGGCACCCTGTTTTCCAAGGATAAGAAAAAGAGCGGCAGCCAGCATAACCTCACCCCCTTCCAGGCGGTATCTACCGCTCTGGCCGGCACGGTGGGTACCGGCAACATTGCCGGCGTCACCGGCGCTATCTTTGTCGGCGGTCCCGGCGCGGTGTTCTGGATGTGGGTTTCCGCCTTCTTTGGTATGATGACCAAGTACGCTGAGATCGTGCTGTCCGTGAAATACCGCCAGGTAGACGAGAAGGGCGCCCACTACGGCGGCCCCATGTACTACATTGAGAAGGGCGCAGGCCAGAAGTGGCTGGCCATCCTCTTCGCCCTGCTGGGCGGTATCGCCTGCTTCGGCATCGGCAACATTGCCCAGTCCACCGAGATCGCCGGCGCGGTGCAGTCCCTCACTGGATTGGATCCCCTGTACACCGGCATTATCCTGGCCATCCTCACCGCCATCGTTGTCATCGGCGGGGTCAAGCGCATCGGCCAGGTTGCCTCCTATCTGGTGCCATTTATGGCCATGTTCTACATCGTGGCCGGTCTGGCCATTATCATCCTGCGCATTACCGACGTGCCCGCCGCTCTGGCCTCCATCTTTACTCAGGCCTTTAGCCTGGAACCCCGTGAGATCGGCGGCGGTGTGGCCGGCTACACGATTATGATCTCCATGCAGCAGGGCGTGGCCCGGGGCGTGTTCTCCAACGAGGCCGGCCTTGGCTCCGCTCCCATGGCTCACGCCGCCTCCGATACCCAAGAGCCGGTGGAGCAGGGCATGTGGGGCGTGTTTGAGGTGTTTGTGGACACCATCGTGATTTGTACCCTCACCTCCATGGCCATCCTCCTCTCCGGCGTTCTGGAGTATGACCTCAGCTTCTTCGCCTCCAACGGCGCGGCGGCCGCAGCGGCCTTCAACGCCATTCTCCCCGGCACCATCGGCGGCACAGTCCTGCAAATTAGTCTGCTGTTCTTCGCGCTCTCCACCATTCTGGGCTGGAGCTACTACGGCGAGCGCTGCTGGGGTTACCTGAGCAACAACAACAAGGTGGTCAACGTCATCTTCAAAATCGCCTTTGTCCTTATGTGTGTCGTGGGCTCTGTGGGCTCCGGCACCCTCATGTGGAACATCTCCGACACCCTCAACGGCATGATGGCCATCCCCAACCTGGTGGGCCTGCTGCTCCTGTCCGGCACGGTCATTCGCCTGACTCGGGAGTATTTTGACAAGAAGTGA
- a CDS encoding valine--tRNA ligase, whose protein sequence is MKKELPKVYEPQEVESRVYETWEKNGCFKGHRDPERKPFTIVMPPPNVTGQLHMGHAMDCALQDILIRFKRMEGYAALWVPGMDHAGIATQIKVEEELRTKEGLTRYDLGREKFLERVWDWKHKYGDRIVKQQKKMGVSCDWDRARFTMDEGCSKAVREVFCSLYEKGLIYKGSRIINWCPHCVTALSDAEVEYQDKPGYFWHIRYPIQGEEGRYVIVATTRPETMLGDTGVAVHPDDERYKDIVGKKCILPLVGREMPIVADEYVDMEFGTGCVKMTPAHDPNDFEVGLRQNLETIRVLDDNGKVVEGYGKYSGMDRYEARKAIVADLEEQGYLVKVEPHQHNVGTCYRCHSDVEPIISAQWFVKMAPLAKEAIRVVEEGETKFVPDRFSKTYLNWMENVHDWCISRQLWWGHQIPVWYCDDCGHMTVSREDACECEKCHSKNIHRDPDVLDTWFSSALWPFSTLGWPEETEDLKYFYPTDVLVTGYDIIFFWVARMIFSACEQTKQPPFHTVFIHGLVRDDKGRKMSKSLGNGIDPLEIAEKYGADALRFNLVTGNSPGNDMRFYTERCEAMRNFANKIWNASRFLMMNLTIDKCELPEKLELEDKWILSKLNRAIGEITENMDKYELGVAAQKIYDFIWDDYCDWYIELTKTRLQGDDEDSKVRAQQVLCYVLTDMLKLLHPFMPFITEEIWQALPHEGDFLMLSQWPQVSDSRNFPEEEKAMELIMDAIRAVRTRRSEMNVPPSKKAHLTVATSEKAVFELGIPFLKKLAYASEVSIVDSGVAPEAAGTVTVVTHVAQLSMPLAELVDMEKEKARMEKELKKNSAELEKLNTKLNNPGFVNKAPAHVVEAEKERAVKLTELVAKLQEQLQSM, encoded by the coding sequence ATGAAAAAAGAACTGCCAAAGGTTTATGAGCCCCAGGAAGTCGAGTCCCGGGTCTATGAGACCTGGGAGAAGAACGGCTGCTTCAAGGGTCACCGTGACCCGGAGCGCAAGCCCTTTACTATCGTCATGCCTCCCCCCAACGTCACCGGCCAGCTGCATATGGGCCACGCCATGGACTGCGCCCTGCAGGATATCCTCATTCGCTTCAAGCGCATGGAGGGTTACGCCGCCCTGTGGGTACCCGGCATGGACCACGCCGGTATCGCCACCCAGATCAAGGTGGAAGAGGAGCTGCGCACCAAGGAGGGCCTGACCCGCTACGACCTGGGCCGTGAGAAGTTCCTGGAGCGTGTCTGGGACTGGAAGCACAAATACGGTGACCGCATCGTCAAGCAGCAGAAGAAGATGGGCGTCTCCTGCGACTGGGACCGCGCCCGGTTCACCATGGACGAGGGCTGCTCCAAGGCGGTGCGTGAGGTCTTCTGCAGCCTGTACGAGAAGGGCCTTATCTACAAGGGCAGCCGTATCATTAACTGGTGCCCCCACTGCGTCACTGCTCTGAGCGACGCCGAGGTGGAGTATCAGGACAAGCCCGGCTACTTCTGGCACATCCGCTACCCCATCCAGGGCGAGGAGGGCCGCTATGTCATCGTGGCCACCACCCGTCCTGAGACCATGCTGGGCGATACCGGCGTGGCCGTCCACCCCGACGACGAGCGCTATAAGGACATCGTGGGCAAAAAGTGCATCCTGCCCCTGGTGGGCCGTGAGATGCCCATCGTGGCCGACGAGTACGTGGACATGGAGTTCGGTACCGGATGCGTAAAGATGACCCCCGCCCACGACCCCAATGACTTCGAGGTCGGCCTGCGTCAGAACCTGGAGACCATCCGGGTACTGGATGACAACGGCAAGGTTGTTGAGGGCTACGGCAAGTACTCCGGCATGGACCGCTACGAGGCCCGTAAGGCCATCGTGGCCGATCTGGAGGAGCAGGGCTATCTGGTGAAGGTGGAGCCCCACCAGCACAACGTGGGCACCTGCTACCGCTGCCACAGCGATGTGGAGCCCATCATCTCCGCCCAGTGGTTCGTCAAGATGGCGCCTCTGGCCAAGGAGGCCATCCGTGTGGTGGAAGAGGGCGAGACTAAGTTCGTCCCCGACCGCTTCTCCAAGACCTACCTCAACTGGATGGAGAACGTACACGACTGGTGTATCTCCCGTCAGCTGTGGTGGGGCCACCAGATCCCCGTGTGGTACTGCGACGACTGCGGCCACATGACCGTCAGCCGCGAGGATGCCTGCGAGTGTGAGAAGTGCCACTCCAAGAACATCCACCGGGACCCCGACGTGCTGGACACCTGGTTCTCTTCCGCCCTGTGGCCCTTCTCCACTCTGGGCTGGCCCGAGGAGACCGAGGACCTCAAGTACTTCTATCCCACTGACGTGCTGGTCACCGGATACGACATTATCTTCTTCTGGGTGGCCCGCATGATCTTCTCCGCCTGCGAGCAGACCAAGCAGCCTCCCTTCCACACCGTGTTCATCCACGGCCTGGTTCGCGACGACAAGGGCCGCAAGATGTCCAAGAGCCTGGGCAACGGCATTGATCCCCTGGAGATCGCCGAGAAGTACGGCGCCGACGCTCTGCGCTTCAACCTGGTCACCGGCAACAGCCCCGGCAACGACATGCGCTTCTACACCGAGCGGTGCGAGGCCATGCGTAACTTCGCCAACAAGATCTGGAACGCCAGCCGCTTCCTGATGATGAACCTGACCATTGACAAGTGCGAGCTGCCCGAGAAGCTGGAGCTGGAGGACAAGTGGATTCTCTCCAAGCTCAACCGGGCTATCGGTGAGATCACCGAGAACATGGACAAGTACGAGCTGGGCGTGGCCGCACAGAAGATCTATGACTTCATCTGGGACGACTACTGCGACTGGTATATCGAGCTGACCAAGACCCGCCTCCAGGGCGACGACGAGGACAGCAAGGTCCGTGCTCAGCAGGTGCTGTGCTATGTCCTCACCGACATGCTCAAGCTGCTGCACCCCTTCATGCCCTTCATCACCGAGGAGATCTGGCAGGCTCTGCCCCACGAGGGCGACTTCCTCATGCTGTCTCAGTGGCCTCAGGTCAGTGACAGCCGCAACTTCCCCGAGGAAGAGAAGGCCATGGAGCTCATCATGGACGCCATCCGCGCCGTGCGTACCCGCCGCAGCGAGATGAACGTGCCCCCCTCCAAGAAGGCCCACCTCACCGTGGCCACCAGCGAGAAGGCCGTCTTTGAGCTGGGTATCCCCTTCCTCAAGAAGCTGGCCTATGCCAGCGAGGTGTCCATTGTGGACAGCGGCGTGGCTCCCGAGGCCGCCGGCACCGTCACCGTGGTCACCCACGTGGCTCAGCTGTCCATGCCTCTGGCCGAGCTGGTGGATATGGAGAAGGAAAAGGCCCGCATGGAGAAGGAGCTGAAGAAGAACAGCGCCGAGCTGGAGAAGCTGAACACCAAGCTCAACAACCCCGGCTTTGTCAACAAGGCTCCCGCTCATGTCGTAGAGGCTGAGAAGGAGCGCGCCGTCAAGCTTACCGAGCTGGTGGCCAAGCTCCAGGAGCAGCTTCAGTCCATGTAA
- a CDS encoding iron-containing alcohol dehydrogenase, with the protein MHAFTFSLPTQIVFGPGTETETGKLIAGQGGHRVLVVYGGQSAVRSGLIAKVQASLTQAGLEQDTFGGIHPNPRLFQVREGVEKAKAMNADFILAVGGGSVIDASKAIALGVANPEADLWDFWLRKQPVERTLPVGTVLTISAAGSETSDSAVLTRDDTLEKRGLSSQLFRPRFAVMDPELTYTLPPYQIACGVVDMMMHTLDRYFTSVTDNTLTDEIAEGVLRNAVRWGKKAVSTPNDYQAMSELMWTGSISHNDLTGLGAPKDFAPHQLGHELSAKFDCAHGASLSAMWGSWAAYCWKENPSRFAQLGVKVWGLELNGGSIQDLAQQAIMQTVDYFRALGMPTCLSELGCPIQTEEELQDLARRCTFYGARTIGSFRVLGYEDILAIYRMANH; encoded by the coding sequence ATGCACGCATTTACCTTTTCTCTTCCGACGCAAATTGTATTTGGTCCCGGTACTGAAACAGAGACCGGCAAGCTGATTGCCGGGCAGGGCGGCCACCGGGTGCTGGTGGTATATGGCGGACAGAGCGCGGTGCGCAGCGGGCTGATTGCCAAGGTGCAGGCATCTCTGACCCAGGCGGGACTGGAGCAGGACACCTTTGGCGGCATTCACCCCAATCCCCGGCTGTTCCAGGTCCGGGAGGGCGTGGAAAAGGCAAAGGCAATGAATGCAGATTTCATTCTGGCGGTGGGAGGCGGCAGCGTCATCGATGCCTCCAAGGCCATCGCTTTGGGTGTGGCCAACCCGGAGGCCGACCTGTGGGATTTCTGGCTGCGCAAGCAGCCGGTGGAGCGCACCCTGCCGGTAGGCACGGTGCTTACCATCTCTGCGGCCGGCAGCGAGACCAGCGACTCCGCTGTTCTCACCCGGGATGACACCCTGGAGAAGCGGGGGCTGAGCAGCCAGCTCTTCCGGCCCCGCTTTGCGGTGATGGACCCGGAGCTTACCTATACCCTGCCGCCCTATCAGATTGCCTGCGGTGTGGTGGATATGATGATGCACACCCTGGACCGCTACTTTACTTCCGTCACCGACAACACCCTCACCGATGAGATCGCCGAGGGTGTGCTGCGCAACGCGGTGCGTTGGGGAAAGAAAGCAGTCTCCACCCCAAACGACTACCAGGCCATGAGCGAACTGATGTGGACGGGAAGCATCTCCCATAACGATCTCACCGGCCTGGGCGCGCCCAAGGACTTTGCCCCCCATCAGCTGGGTCACGAGCTCAGCGCCAAGTTTGACTGCGCCCACGGGGCCTCTCTGTCTGCCATGTGGGGCAGCTGGGCGGCCTACTGCTGGAAAGAGAATCCATCCCGCTTTGCCCAACTGGGCGTGAAGGTGTGGGGGCTGGAGCTCAACGGCGGCAGCATCCAGGATCTGGCACAGCAGGCGATTATGCAGACGGTGGACTACTTCCGTGCACTGGGTATGCCCACCTGTCTCAGCGAGCTGGGCTGCCCCATCCAGACCGAAGAGGAGCTCCAGGACCTGGCCCGCCGGTGTACCTTCTACGGAGCCCGTACCATCGGCTCCTTCCGGGTACTGGGTTATGAGGATATCCTGGCCATCTATCGCATGGCCAACCACTAA
- a CDS encoding glycerophosphodiester phosphodiesterase family protein, translated as MGFFAGIAALCTPIALVVFWIFATRGRRNHPKWEVLRRFRYAHRGLHDPAQGVPENSMAAFRRARAFQCGIELDVHLTKDGRLAVIHDKSLLRTAGADVIVEQLTVPQLKSYRLEGTQEKIPLLEEVLEVFQDGPPLLVELKADYFDVKKLVETAVRTLDQYRVNYCIESFHPGVLLWLARHRPDICRGQLSENFWRCRGELKAWQAFAMTNLLSNFLTRPDFISFRQEHRWVPSVWLCRKLHRLKMFGWTVRSPREMEQLEREGFSVIFEGFQPPLHAPVWAQKTA; from the coding sequence ATGGGTTTTTTTGCCGGCATTGCGGCCCTTTGTACCCCCATCGCGCTGGTCGTCTTTTGGATCTTTGCCACCCGTGGCCGCCGTAACCATCCTAAGTGGGAGGTACTGCGCCGGTTCCGCTATGCCCACAGAGGGCTGCATGATCCTGCCCAGGGCGTGCCTGAAAACTCCATGGCGGCCTTTCGCCGGGCCCGTGCCTTTCAGTGCGGCATCGAGCTGGACGTCCACCTTACCAAGGATGGCCGTCTGGCCGTCATCCACGACAAGAGCCTTCTTCGTACCGCCGGTGCGGATGTCATTGTTGAGCAGTTGACGGTACCGCAGCTCAAAAGTTACCGTCTGGAAGGGACCCAGGAGAAAATTCCTCTGCTGGAGGAGGTCCTGGAGGTCTTTCAGGACGGTCCTCCCCTGCTGGTAGAATTGAAAGCCGACTACTTTGACGTGAAAAAGTTGGTGGAGACTGCGGTACGCACCTTGGATCAGTATCGGGTCAACTACTGCATCGAATCTTTCCACCCCGGCGTACTGCTGTGGCTTGCCCGTCACCGCCCCGACATCTGCCGGGGCCAGTTGTCCGAAAACTTCTGGCGCTGCCGAGGCGAGTTGAAGGCCTGGCAGGCCTTTGCCATGACCAATCTGCTCTCCAACTTCCTCACCCGGCCCGATTTTATCTCCTTCCGTCAGGAGCACCGCTGGGTACCTTCCGTGTGGCTTTGCCGTAAGCTCCACCGGCTGAAAATGTTCGGCTGGACGGTGCGCAGCCCCCGGGAGATGGAACAGCTGGAGCGCGAGGGATTCTCGGTGATTTTCGAGGGCTTCCAGCCCCCGCTGCACGCCCCGGTTTGGGCACAAAAAACCGCATAA